One stretch of Microvirga lotononidis DNA includes these proteins:
- a CDS encoding sugar phosphate isomerase/epimerase family protein, protein MSVTDILSIQLYTLRSLEDLDLILDTVADAGYRHVETVGSHLDKAAEVRAKLDARGLKASSSHVSMAALRERPDAVVDACKTLGLTHLYMPAVPPEERDMAADGWRSLGRELGQIAEQFRAKGIRLGYHNHHWELKPKDGAKTALELIFESAGSSPLDWQVDVAWLVRGNADPKEWIHRYRSRITAAHVKDIAPAGQNEDQDGWADVGSGTLNWRELWRVCRDAGAEWMVVEHDKPADPAATARNSFAFLRNIED, encoded by the coding sequence ATGAGCGTCACGGATATTCTCTCCATTCAACTCTACACCCTGCGATCCCTTGAAGATCTCGATCTGATCCTCGATACGGTGGCGGATGCCGGCTATCGCCACGTGGAGACGGTCGGCTCGCATCTCGACAAGGCCGCGGAGGTCCGCGCGAAGCTCGATGCGCGCGGCCTGAAGGCATCCTCGAGCCACGTCAGCATGGCGGCCCTGCGCGAGAGGCCCGACGCCGTCGTGGACGCCTGCAAGACGCTCGGCCTCACGCATCTCTACATGCCGGCGGTCCCGCCCGAGGAGCGCGACATGGCGGCTGACGGCTGGCGCTCGCTGGGCCGCGAACTCGGGCAGATCGCCGAACAGTTCCGGGCCAAGGGCATCCGCCTCGGCTATCACAACCACCATTGGGAGCTGAAGCCGAAGGACGGCGCGAAGACGGCCCTCGAACTGATCTTCGAGTCTGCCGGATCGAGCCCCCTCGACTGGCAGGTCGACGTGGCCTGGCTCGTGCGCGGCAATGCCGATCCCAAGGAATGGATCCACCGCTACCGCAGCAGGATCACAGCCGCCCACGTGAAGGACATCGCGCCCGCCGGCCAGAACGAGGATCAGGACGGTTGGGCCGATGTCGGCTCAGGTACCCTGAACTGGCGCGAGCTCTGGCGCGTGTGCCGCGATGCCGGGGCCGAATGGATGGTCGTCGAGCACGACAAGCCGGCCGATCCGGCCGCAACTGCCCGCAACAGCTTCGCCTTCCTGCGCAATATCGAGGATTAG
- a CDS encoding ABC transporter ATP-binding protein, producing MSSVSVRDVTVAFEAVQVFDGLSLDISEGEFIVLLGPSGCGKSTLLNAIAGLLDVAEGQIWINGKNVTWEEPKDRGIAMVFQSYALYPRMSVRENMSFGLKMAKTPRPEIEKRVAKAAELLQITPLLDRRPDQLSGGQRQRVAIGRALVRDAAVFLFDEPLSNLDAKLRNELRVEIKRLHARLGKTTMVYVTHDQIEAMTLADRIVVMKEQKIQQIGTPDEIYHRPANLFVAGFVGSPQMNFIKGRIENTGEGLSVLAGDRRLSLSAYPFAATPQAGQEVVLGVRPEHLEIAGNGAWPGFKVDIVEPMGADTVIWCSDPVGSVQVRTTGSRKAIPGESLTLHVDPTQVSLFSAETGERL from the coding sequence ATGTCGTCCGTTTCCGTTCGCGACGTGACTGTCGCATTCGAAGCCGTTCAGGTGTTCGACGGCCTCTCGCTCGATATCAGCGAGGGCGAGTTCATCGTCCTGCTGGGACCGTCGGGCTGCGGCAAGTCCACTCTGCTCAATGCCATCGCGGGCCTGCTCGACGTGGCCGAGGGCCAGATCTGGATCAACGGCAAAAACGTCACCTGGGAGGAGCCCAAGGACCGGGGCATCGCCATGGTGTTCCAGTCCTATGCCCTCTATCCGCGCATGAGCGTGCGCGAGAACATGTCCTTCGGCCTGAAGATGGCCAAGACGCCGCGGCCCGAGATCGAGAAGCGCGTCGCCAAGGCGGCCGAGCTCCTCCAGATCACGCCGCTCCTCGACCGCCGCCCGGACCAGCTCTCCGGCGGCCAGCGCCAGCGCGTCGCCATCGGCCGCGCCCTGGTGCGCGATGCCGCCGTGTTCCTGTTCGACGAGCCGCTCTCCAACCTCGACGCCAAGCTGAGGAACGAGCTGCGCGTCGAGATCAAGCGGCTGCATGCCCGCCTCGGCAAGACCACCATGGTCTATGTCACGCACGACCAGATCGAGGCGATGACGCTGGCCGACAGGATCGTGGTCATGAAGGAGCAGAAGATCCAGCAGATCGGCACGCCCGACGAGATCTATCATCGGCCGGCCAACCTGTTCGTGGCGGGCTTCGTCGGCTCGCCGCAGATGAACTTCATCAAGGGCCGCATCGAGAACACCGGAGAGGGCCTGAGCGTCCTCGCCGGCGACCGCCGCCTCTCGCTCTCCGCCTATCCGTTCGCCGCCACGCCGCAGGCCGGCCAGGAGGTCGTGCTCGGCGTGCGCCCGGAGCATCTGGAGATCGCAGGCAACGGCGCCTGGCCGGGCTTCAAGGTCGACATCGTCGAACCCATGGGCGCCGACACGGTCATCTGGTGCAGCGATCCCGTCGGCTCGGTGCAGGTGCGCACCACCGGCAGCCGCAAGGCGATCCCGGGCGAGAGCCTGACGCTCCACGTCGACCCCACGCAGGTGTCCCTCTTCTCGGCCGAGACCGGCGAGCGCCTGTGA
- a CDS encoding carbohydrate ABC transporter permease produces MSTLVPQGRRPQHLTIGRIGVYAFLATAALFFLLPLWIMVMTSLKPMDEIRLGNIVALPAVMTFEAWSKAWSSACTGLECNGISVGFWNSVRILVPSVILSIVAGAINGYALSFWRVKGANVMFGILLLGAFIPYQVFLYPLVRIFSMTGIYNSLTCIVLVHVIFGLPTMTLLFRNYYAGLPIELFKAARIDGGGFWSIFFRVILPMSTPILVVATILQVTGIWNDFIFGLTFAGRENLPMTVQLNNIVHSTQGERAYNVDMAATMLAALVPLVVYFVSGRWFVRGIAAGAVKG; encoded by the coding sequence ATGAGCACCCTCGTGCCTCAGGGGCGCCGCCCGCAGCATCTCACGATCGGCCGCATCGGCGTCTATGCCTTCCTGGCCACGGCCGCCCTATTCTTCCTGCTGCCGCTCTGGATCATGGTCATGACCTCGCTCAAGCCCATGGACGAGATCCGACTCGGCAACATCGTCGCCCTGCCCGCCGTCATGACGTTCGAGGCGTGGAGCAAGGCCTGGTCGTCCGCCTGCACGGGCCTCGAATGCAACGGCATCAGCGTCGGGTTCTGGAACTCGGTCCGGATCCTGGTCCCGTCCGTAATCCTCTCGATCGTCGCGGGCGCCATCAACGGCTATGCCCTGTCGTTCTGGCGCGTGAAGGGCGCGAACGTGATGTTCGGCATCCTGCTGCTCGGCGCCTTCATCCCGTATCAGGTCTTTCTCTATCCCCTGGTGCGCATCTTCTCGATGACGGGCATCTACAACTCGCTCACCTGCATCGTGCTGGTGCACGTGATCTTCGGCCTGCCGACGATGACGCTCCTGTTCCGCAACTACTACGCGGGGCTGCCCATCGAGCTGTTCAAGGCCGCGCGCATCGACGGCGGCGGGTTCTGGTCGATCTTCTTCCGGGTGATCCTGCCCATGTCGACGCCGATCCTGGTGGTGGCGACGATCCTTCAGGTCACGGGCATCTGGAACGACTTCATCTTCGGCCTGACCTTCGCGGGCCGCGAGAACCTGCCCATGACAGTGCAGCTCAACAACATCGTTCACTCGACTCAAGGAGAGCGCGCCTACAACGTGGACATGGCAGCGACCATGCTCGCGGCGCTCGTTCCGCTCGTCGTCTATTTCGTCTCCGGACGCTGGTTCGTCCGCGGCATCGCCGCCGGCGCTGTGAAGGGATAA
- a CDS encoding carbohydrate ABC transporter permease, which produces MRTRLPAAIALLPTALVVLVVYIGCMLWTVRLSFTSSTLLPKLDWVGLAQYNRLFVNDRFVTSAENIVIFGILFISGCLIIGFLLAVFIDQNVRGEGLFRTVFLYPYSMSFVVTGVAWQWFLNPGLGLQKLVRDLGFESFTFDWLVNQKMAIYTIVIAGLWHGSGLTMAIMLAGLRGIDKDLWKAAKVDGIPTWRVYTSVVIPLLRPMIVTAVVLLATGVVKLYDLVVAMTLGGPGIATEVPAKFVMDHLFERNNIALGTAAATMMLITVVIVLAPWVYARYIRQEGRRA; this is translated from the coding sequence ATGCGAACGCGCCTGCCCGCCGCCATCGCTCTCCTGCCGACCGCGCTCGTCGTTCTCGTCGTCTATATCGGCTGCATGCTCTGGACCGTGCGGCTCTCGTTCACGAGTTCCACGCTCCTGCCCAAGCTCGATTGGGTCGGTCTTGCGCAATATAACCGGCTCTTCGTCAATGACCGCTTCGTCACCTCGGCGGAGAACATCGTCATCTTCGGCATCCTGTTCATCTCGGGCTGCCTGATCATCGGCTTCCTTCTGGCAGTCTTCATCGATCAGAACGTGCGCGGCGAAGGCCTCTTCCGAACGGTTTTCCTCTATCCCTATTCCATGTCCTTCGTGGTCACCGGCGTCGCTTGGCAATGGTTCCTCAATCCGGGGCTCGGACTGCAGAAGCTCGTGCGTGACCTCGGCTTCGAGAGCTTCACCTTCGACTGGCTCGTGAACCAGAAGATGGCGATCTACACCATCGTGATAGCGGGGCTCTGGCATGGCTCCGGTCTCACCATGGCCATTATGCTCGCCGGCCTGCGCGGCATCGACAAGGACCTGTGGAAGGCCGCCAAGGTCGACGGCATTCCGACCTGGCGCGTCTACACCTCCGTTGTCATCCCGTTGCTCCGGCCCATGATCGTCACCGCCGTGGTGCTTCTCGCGACCGGCGTGGTGAAGCTCTACGATCTCGTGGTCGCCATGACGCTCGGCGGTCCCGGCATCGCCACCGAAGTGCCGGCTAAGTTCGTCATGGACCACCTCTTCGAGCGCAACAACATCGCCCTCGGAACGGCAGCCGCGACCATGATGCTGATCACCGTCGTGATCGTCCTCGCGCCCTGGGTCTATGCCCGCTACATCCGCCAGGAAGGGAGGCGCGCATGA
- a CDS encoding ABC transporter substrate-binding protein has translation MSMKTRVSAYTLSVALFCSTGAMAQQMKAEVLHWWTSAGESASVKVFADQFTKAGGTWVDNAIAGGANARTAGINRMVGGNPPTMMQFNTGKQFDELVSNDLVRDVDAIAKAGKWREIMPKPIVDASVRNGKFYAVPVNIHGQNWMFYNTKVFADAGLEVPKTFPELVATGEKLKAKGIIPIALGGQPTWEHNLFRAVLVGHGGADMFRKLYGARDPQITKDPKFKETVELFGKMRALVDPGSPGRNWNDATALVITNKAAMHFNGDWAKGEFTAAGQTPGKEYGCTLVGESPKEVIGGDVFVFPATKDKGQLAVQDKLIEVLLDPTTQLEFNKKKGSIPVRMDVDVSSMDVCAQKSNAVLKDPANQVEAMELLSTPNFSGAMQDAVTQYWNNPSMSADAFMEKVTTAMRDAT, from the coding sequence ATGAGCATGAAGACACGCGTTTCCGCGTATACCCTTTCTGTTGCCCTTTTCTGCAGCACCGGAGCGATGGCTCAGCAGATGAAAGCCGAGGTGCTGCATTGGTGGACCTCGGCGGGCGAGTCCGCCTCGGTCAAGGTGTTCGCCGATCAGTTCACCAAGGCGGGCGGCACCTGGGTCGACAATGCCATCGCGGGCGGCGCCAATGCCCGTACGGCCGGCATCAACCGCATGGTGGGCGGCAATCCCCCGACCATGATGCAGTTCAACACCGGCAAGCAGTTCGACGAGCTGGTCAGCAACGATCTCGTGCGCGACGTGGATGCGATCGCCAAGGCCGGCAAGTGGCGCGAGATCATGCCCAAGCCGATTGTGGACGCTTCCGTGCGAAACGGAAAGTTCTACGCTGTTCCGGTCAACATTCACGGCCAGAACTGGATGTTCTACAACACCAAGGTCTTCGCGGATGCCGGGCTCGAAGTCCCGAAAACCTTTCCTGAGTTGGTCGCGACCGGAGAGAAGCTGAAGGCCAAGGGCATCATCCCGATTGCCCTCGGTGGCCAGCCGACCTGGGAGCACAATCTGTTCCGTGCAGTGCTCGTCGGTCATGGCGGCGCGGACATGTTCCGCAAGCTCTACGGCGCCCGCGACCCGCAGATCACGAAGGATCCGAAGTTCAAGGAAACCGTCGAGCTCTTCGGAAAGATGCGCGCCCTCGTCGACCCCGGCAGCCCGGGACGCAACTGGAACGACGCGACCGCTCTGGTGATCACCAACAAGGCCGCGATGCACTTCAACGGCGACTGGGCCAAGGGCGAATTCACGGCGGCCGGCCAGACCCCCGGCAAGGAATATGGCTGCACCCTCGTGGGTGAAAGCCCGAAGGAAGTCATCGGCGGCGACGTGTTCGTCTTCCCGGCGACAAAGGACAAGGGCCAGCTTGCCGTTCAAGACAAGCTGATCGAGGTGCTGCTCGATCCCACCACGCAGCTCGAGTTCAACAAGAAGAAAGGCTCGATCCCGGTGCGGATGGATGTGGACGTTTCCTCCATGGATGTCTGCGCCCAGAAATCCAACGCCGTTCTGAAGGATCCGGCCAACCAGGTCGAGGCGATGGAACTCCTCAGCACGCCGAACTTCTCCGGCGCCATGCAGGATGCCGTCACCCAATACTGGAACAACCCCAGCATGTCGGCGGACGCCTTCATGGAGAAGGTCACCACCGCCATGCGGGACGCGACCTGA
- a CDS encoding LacI family DNA-binding transcriptional regulator — translation MSRKSWRSVKEIRIADVARLAGVSTATVSRVLSEPGKVRQKTHDLVMEAVRRSGYIPNSTAQKLRTRRTMNVLVVAPRLTNPVFAEILRGVDDELTQSGYGIIIGNLDNRREREARYVELALSRQVDGVLLLTGYIPENGARDMRESGLPIVAMCAAIDDDKIPNVVVQDREATRQAVEYLAGLGHRRFGYVSGTPTSIIEHERFRGFREGIAAAGFGPDDFVRWEGPFVFSTGVAAAESFLTMRDRPTGIFAACDESAIGFIKRIREERIRVPQDVSVIGFDGIEFSDYTEPTLTTFRQPLHELGRAGADVLMKLIQNDMSPGDWDIRLPLTLLERDTTGPVLHKDYKSLRRSSI, via the coding sequence ATGAGTCGGAAAAGTTGGCGCTCCGTAAAGGAGATACGCATCGCCGACGTAGCTCGACTTGCCGGCGTATCGACGGCGACCGTCAGCCGCGTTCTCTCGGAGCCGGGAAAGGTGCGGCAGAAAACGCACGATCTCGTGATGGAGGCGGTACGCCGGAGCGGCTACATCCCCAACAGCACGGCCCAGAAGCTTCGCACCCGTCGCACCATGAACGTGCTGGTGGTGGCGCCGCGCCTCACCAATCCGGTCTTTGCCGAGATCCTTCGCGGCGTGGACGACGAGCTGACGCAATCGGGCTACGGGATCATCATCGGCAATCTGGACAACCGGCGGGAGCGCGAGGCACGTTATGTAGAACTCGCTCTGTCCCGGCAGGTGGATGGCGTCCTTCTGCTGACGGGATACATTCCGGAGAACGGTGCCCGTGACATGCGGGAATCCGGGCTTCCCATCGTGGCCATGTGCGCCGCCATCGACGACGACAAGATCCCGAACGTGGTCGTCCAGGATCGCGAAGCGACCCGCCAAGCCGTGGAATATCTGGCCGGGCTGGGGCATCGTCGCTTTGGCTATGTCTCGGGCACACCGACCTCGATCATCGAGCACGAGCGGTTCCGTGGGTTCCGGGAGGGCATCGCGGCAGCCGGGTTCGGTCCGGACGATTTTGTGCGCTGGGAGGGGCCCTTCGTGTTCTCGACGGGCGTCGCAGCAGCTGAATCGTTCCTGACGATGAGGGATCGCCCCACGGGGATTTTCGCCGCCTGCGACGAGAGCGCCATCGGCTTCATCAAGCGCATCCGGGAGGAGCGCATCCGCGTCCCGCAGGATGTGTCGGTCATCGGCTTCGACGGGATCGAGTTTTCCGACTACACCGAGCCGACGCTCACCACGTTCCGCCAGCCCCTGCATGAGCTGGGGCGTGCCGGGGCCGACGTTCTGATGAAGCTGATCCAGAACGATATGAGCCCTGGAGATTGGGACATCCGGCTGCCGCTGACCCTGTTGGAGCGCGACACCACCGGGCCGGTTCTGCACAAGGACTACAAATCACTGCGGCGCTCCTCGATCTGA
- a CDS encoding Gfo/Idh/MocA family protein: MQPVRWGILSTAKIGRTKVVPGMMKSPLCDVVAIASRDAGGARAMAEELGIAKAYGSYEALLADPDIEAVYNPLPNHLHVPITLAAAAAGKHVLCEKPIAVTAGEAEQLRQAASRVLIAEAFMVRHHPQWQRARDIIRSSEIGDPRAIQVAFSYFNVDPGNIRNQAGIGGGGLLDIGCYAVVAGRFFFEAEPLRVVTLMDRDPAFGVDRTASALMDFGAGRQLALTVSTQAVPFQRVQILGTKGRIEIEIPFNAPPDRPTCIFVDDGSAHGNRSAKVVEFPVVDQYQLQGEAFSRALRGAAPLDYGLEDSILNMRILDALLRSETSEAWERV; the protein is encoded by the coding sequence ATGCAGCCGGTCCGTTGGGGGATCCTGAGCACCGCGAAAATCGGCCGGACCAAGGTGGTCCCCGGCATGATGAAGAGCCCGCTCTGCGATGTGGTCGCGATTGCCTCCCGGGACGCAGGAGGCGCTCGGGCCATGGCGGAAGAACTCGGCATCGCGAAAGCCTATGGCTCCTACGAGGCGCTCCTCGCCGATCCCGACATCGAGGCGGTCTACAACCCACTGCCCAATCATCTCCATGTGCCCATTACGCTCGCGGCGGCCGCCGCGGGCAAGCACGTCCTGTGCGAGAAGCCGATCGCCGTCACGGCCGGCGAGGCGGAACAGCTGCGGCAGGCGGCCTCGCGGGTGCTGATCGCGGAGGCCTTCATGGTCCGCCACCATCCGCAATGGCAGCGTGCCCGCGACATCATCCGAAGCAGCGAGATCGGGGATCCGCGGGCGATTCAGGTCGCGTTTTCCTATTTCAACGTCGATCCGGGCAACATCCGCAACCAAGCCGGGATCGGCGGGGGAGGGCTCCTGGACATCGGCTGCTATGCCGTTGTCGCAGGACGTTTTTTCTTCGAAGCCGAGCCGCTTCGCGTCGTCACGCTGATGGACCGCGATCCCGCCTTCGGCGTAGACCGGACCGCGAGCGCCCTGATGGATTTCGGCGCCGGGCGGCAGCTGGCCCTCACGGTCTCGACCCAGGCCGTGCCCTTCCAGCGCGTCCAGATTCTCGGGACCAAGGGACGGATCGAGATCGAAATTCCCTTCAATGCCCCGCCCGACAGGCCGACCTGCATTTTCGTGGATGACGGCAGCGCCCATGGCAACCGCTCCGCCAAGGTCGTCGAATTCCCGGTCGTGGATCAGTATCAGCTCCAGGGCGAGGCGTTCAGCCGGGCGCTCCGTGGCGCTGCGCCGCTGGATTACGGGTTGGAGGACTCCATCCTGAACATGCGCATCCTGGACGCCCTGCTGCGGTCGGAGACGTCGGAGGCCTGGGAGCGGGTCTGA
- a CDS encoding glycosyltransferase family 2 protein yields the protein MAARQDMGHRPGRLAVLRTIPKLARLSTSLYYARLIQGASMRILAVAVTYNPEIALLAQVLESVSPQVQGLVIVDNGSTNAGEIRHVATRYNGQLIEIEGNIGIAAAQNKGIARARDDGFTHVLLLDQDTVLASGMVRDLADNLAALTHRSERVAAIGPAYFELNSRRQTRAYRADGLRVSRLSLAAETRPIASDFIIASGSLVPLSVLEAVGSFKEDLFIDLVDVEWCFRARAAGYRSYLSPTAAVEHRLGSGTVRVGSREVAVHVPVRNYYWVRNALWLARQPYTPLAWRLYFISRSLAFLATYPVLADKRALRLRLILRGIRDSLASRLGPLNG from the coding sequence GTGGCGGCGCGGCAGGACATGGGGCACCGTCCAGGGAGGCTCGCCGTCCTCCGCACCATTCCCAAGCTTGCTCGCCTGTCAACATCGCTTTACTACGCTCGCCTGATCCAGGGGGCTTCCATGCGCATCTTGGCCGTTGCGGTCACATATAATCCGGAGATTGCGCTGCTGGCCCAGGTGCTGGAGTCGGTGTCGCCCCAGGTGCAGGGTCTCGTCATTGTCGACAATGGATCGACCAATGCCGGAGAGATCAGGCATGTTGCCACCCGGTACAACGGCCAACTTATTGAAATCGAAGGCAATATCGGCATTGCCGCGGCTCAGAACAAAGGCATCGCCCGGGCCCGGGACGATGGCTTCACCCATGTCCTGCTGCTCGACCAGGATACGGTTCTCGCGTCCGGCATGGTGAGGGATTTGGCGGACAACCTGGCTGCTCTCACCCATCGGTCAGAAAGGGTAGCGGCCATAGGCCCGGCCTATTTCGAACTCAATTCTCGGAGGCAGACGAGAGCCTACCGCGCCGACGGGCTTCGGGTATCGCGGCTCTCCCTGGCGGCCGAGACGCGCCCGATTGCCAGTGACTTCATCATCGCTTCGGGGTCGCTGGTGCCGCTGTCGGTTCTGGAGGCGGTGGGCAGCTTCAAAGAAGACCTCTTCATTGACCTCGTCGACGTGGAGTGGTGCTTCCGCGCCCGGGCCGCCGGGTACAGGAGCTATCTCTCTCCCACGGCCGCCGTCGAACATCGGCTCGGAAGCGGAACCGTCCGGGTCGGGTCTCGCGAGGTGGCGGTCCATGTACCGGTACGGAACTATTACTGGGTGAGAAACGCTCTCTGGCTGGCCCGGCAACCCTACACGCCCCTCGCCTGGCGCCTCTATTTCATCAGCCGAAGCTTGGCATTTCTGGCGACCTATCCAGTCTTGGCCGACAAGCGGGCTCTCAGGCTACGACTGATCCTCCGCGGCATCCGGGACAGTCTGGCGAGCCGCCTCGGCCCGCTGAACGGTTGA
- a CDS encoding nucleotide sugar dehydrogenase encodes MHKDTLLKKLNDKTAVIGIVGLGYVGLPLSLRYAEVGYKVVGFDIDQSKVDVLKQGQTYIEHIGSEGIARAIASGFEPTSDLSRARDVDALILCVPTPLNKYREPDLSFVLNTVDALVPHLRAGQVMSLESTTYPGTTEEELRPRIEKAGFTVGEDAFLVFSPEREDPGNAKFSTHTIPKVCGGSTPSCLEIGLALYGQVINTVVPVSSTQAAELTKLLENIHRAVNIGLVNEMKIIADRMGIDIHEVIRAAATKPFGFVPYYPGPGLGGHCIPIDPFYLTWKAREYGLHTRFIELAGEINSTMPEWVVEKIADALNEREKPIRGSKILVLGIAYKKNVDDMRESPSVELMTLLQAKGAEIAYSDPHVPTFPKMRRYAFDLESVELTPETLARYDLVLLATDHDKFDYDAIERSANLIVDTRGRYLGVRRNVVKA; translated from the coding sequence ATGCACAAAGACACGCTGCTGAAAAAGTTGAACGACAAGACCGCTGTGATCGGGATCGTCGGTTTGGGCTATGTCGGTCTTCCCCTGTCCCTCCGCTACGCCGAGGTCGGGTACAAGGTCGTCGGCTTCGACATCGACCAGAGCAAGGTCGATGTTCTGAAGCAGGGGCAGACCTATATCGAGCATATCGGCTCCGAGGGGATCGCCAGGGCGATTGCCAGCGGATTCGAGCCGACCTCCGATTTGTCCCGCGCCCGCGACGTCGATGCTCTGATCCTGTGCGTGCCGACGCCCCTCAACAAGTATCGCGAGCCGGATCTCAGTTTCGTCCTGAACACCGTCGACGCCCTCGTCCCGCATCTGAGGGCAGGCCAGGTCATGTCCCTGGAGAGCACGACCTATCCCGGCACGACGGAAGAGGAACTGCGCCCGCGCATCGAGAAGGCCGGTTTCACGGTGGGCGAGGACGCGTTCCTCGTGTTCTCGCCGGAGCGCGAGGATCCGGGCAACGCCAAGTTCAGCACGCACACCATTCCCAAGGTCTGCGGCGGTTCTACCCCGTCCTGCCTCGAGATCGGTCTGGCGCTTTACGGGCAGGTCATCAACACGGTCGTTCCGGTCAGCTCCACCCAGGCGGCCGAACTGACGAAGCTTCTCGAGAACATTCACCGGGCGGTGAATATCGGCCTCGTCAACGAAATGAAGATCATTGCCGATCGCATGGGGATCGACATCCATGAGGTGATCCGTGCGGCCGCCACCAAGCCCTTCGGCTTCGTGCCCTATTATCCGGGACCCGGGCTCGGCGGCCACTGCATTCCGATCGATCCTTTCTACCTGACCTGGAAGGCACGCGAGTACGGGCTGCACACGCGCTTCATCGAGCTTGCCGGCGAGATCAACAGCACGATGCCCGAATGGGTCGTCGAGAAGATCGCCGATGCTTTGAACGAGCGCGAGAAGCCGATCCGTGGCAGCAAGATCCTCGTGCTTGGCATCGCCTACAAGAAGAACGTCGACGACATGCGGGAGTCGCCGTCGGTCGAGCTGATGACGCTGCTTCAGGCGAAGGGCGCGGAGATCGCCTACAGCGATCCGCATGTCCCGACCTTCCCGAAGATGCGGCGCTACGCGTTCGATCTCGAAAGTGTCGAGCTGACGCCGGAGACGTTGGCTAGATACGATCTGGTGCTGCTGGCGACGGACCACGACAAATTCGACTATGACGCCATTGAAAGAAGCGCGAATCTAATCGTCGATACGCGCGGACGGTATCTCGGTGTGCGCAGGAATGTGGTCAAAGCGTAA